In Paenibacillus sp. FSL R7-0345, a single window of DNA contains:
- a CDS encoding alpha-glucuronidase family glycosyl hydrolase produces MNHNVEYQPGDGYLGWLQYRRPAAEEQVRYQDYRHIVAAVQGDAVVRTAVVELAQGLKGITGNDILISKSRAAAPCIIIGTFGTCTEVDEAFSKEVSSAVKAEGYAIQTNSHTGSIVIGALTSAGVLYGVFHLLRIIGTGDSVRQLNILENPANQLRMINQWDNMDGSVERGYAGQSIFYETNRVTDNLERIQDYARLLASAGINAITINNVNVHQTESRLLTEFLPDVAKLAAIFRSYGIKLFLSINYASTMEIGGLETADPLDPNVRDWWRMAASAVYEAVPDFGGFLVKADSENRPGPFSYGRDHADGANMLAEALKPYGGIVIWRCFVYNCKQDWRDRATDRAKAAYDHFQPLDGRFMDNVILQVKNGPIDFQVREPVSPLLGAMPETNQVIEFQIAQEYTGQQRHVCYLVPQWKEILDFDTQLHGEGTTVRRIADGSVHGNPYSGCAAVSNIGNDSNWTGHLLAQANLYGYGRLAWNPGLSAGGIAGEWITLTFGFSPEHKPFQILLRILIDSWEIYESYTAPLGVGYMVNPDHHYGPNVDGYEYSMWGTYHFADCHGIGVDRTAATGTGYTAQYAKPNMEKYESLESCPDDLLLFFHHVPYTHVLHSGKTVIQHIYDTHFDGSERAYGLLSDWKQMKGHVDEQAYSHVEARLTEQAGHSKEWRDRINTYFFRKSGIADLHGRTIY; encoded by the coding sequence ATGAATCACAATGTAGAATATCAGCCTGGAGACGGGTATCTGGGCTGGCTGCAATACCGCCGTCCTGCGGCTGAAGAGCAGGTCCGGTATCAGGATTACCGGCATATTGTTGCCGCTGTCCAGGGAGATGCTGTTGTTCGTACAGCTGTGGTCGAGCTGGCCCAAGGCCTGAAGGGAATCACAGGCAATGATATTTTGATCTCGAAGTCACGAGCAGCGGCCCCCTGTATCATTATTGGAACCTTCGGTACCTGCACCGAGGTTGATGAGGCTTTCAGCAAGGAGGTAAGCTCTGCTGTTAAAGCGGAGGGCTATGCCATTCAAACCAACAGCCATACCGGCAGTATTGTTATTGGGGCCCTTACCTCTGCAGGGGTATTATATGGCGTATTTCATCTGCTGCGGATTATAGGAACAGGAGATTCTGTCCGGCAGTTAAATATACTTGAGAATCCGGCCAATCAGCTGCGCATGATCAACCAGTGGGATAATATGGACGGCAGCGTGGAGCGGGGGTACGCCGGGCAATCCATCTTTTATGAGACTAACCGGGTCACAGACAATCTTGAACGGATACAGGATTATGCCCGTCTGCTGGCTTCCGCCGGAATCAATGCCATAACGATCAACAATGTGAATGTCCATCAGACCGAGAGCCGGCTGCTGACAGAATTTCTGCCGGATGTGGCGAAGCTGGCAGCCATTTTCCGCAGCTATGGCATCAAGCTGTTTCTGAGTATTAATTATGCCAGCACAATGGAAATCGGAGGTCTGGAGACGGCAGATCCCCTGGACCCTAATGTCCGGGACTGGTGGCGCATGGCAGCATCCGCTGTATATGAAGCTGTGCCTGATTTCGGGGGATTTCTGGTCAAAGCCGATTCGGAGAACCGGCCGGGACCATTCAGCTACGGCAGAGATCATGCAGACGGAGCCAATATGCTGGCTGAAGCGCTGAAGCCGTATGGCGGCATTGTCATCTGGCGCTGCTTCGTCTACAACTGCAAGCAGGACTGGCGTGACCGTGCCACCGACCGTGCAAAGGCAGCCTATGACCATTTTCAGCCGTTGGACGGACGCTTTATGGACAATGTCATTTTGCAGGTAAAGAATGGGCCGATTGACTTTCAGGTAAGAGAGCCTGTCTCGCCGCTGTTGGGTGCAATGCCGGAGACGAATCAGGTCATTGAATTCCAGATTGCCCAGGAGTATACCGGCCAGCAGCGCCATGTATGCTATCTGGTGCCCCAGTGGAAGGAAATCCTGGATTTTGATACACAGCTCCATGGGGAAGGAACAACTGTACGGCGCATTGCGGATGGCTCTGTTCACGGCAATCCTTATAGCGGCTGTGCAGCCGTTTCTAATATAGGCAATGACAGCAACTGGACGGGCCATCTGCTGGCGCAGGCCAATCTATACGGTTACGGCCGTCTTGCCTGGAATCCCGGACTCTCTGCCGGGGGGATAGCCGGGGAATGGATTACCCTTACTTTTGGCTTTAGCCCGGAACATAAGCCGTTCCAGATCCTGTTAAGAATCCTGATAGATTCGTGGGAGATCTATGAATCGTATACGGCCCCCCTGGGCGTCGGATATATGGTCAACCCTGACCATCATTACGGGCCTAATGTAGACGGATATGAGTATTCCATGTGGGGCACGTATCACTTTGCGGATTGTCACGGAATTGGTGTTGACCGCACAGCAGCCACCGGAACTGGTTATACGGCCCAATACGCCAAGCCCAATATGGAAAAGTATGAGTCGCTGGAAAGCTGTCCGGATGACCTGCTGCTGTTCTTCCATCATGTGCCTTATACACATGTGCTGCATTCGGGTAAAACCGTGATCCAGCATATTTATGACACGCATTTCGATGGTTCAGAGCGGGCATACGGGCTGCTGTCTGACTGGAAGCAAATGAAGGGACACGTAGATGAACAGGCGTACAGCCATGTTGAAGCGCGTCTTACAGAACAGGCAGGGCACAGTAAAGAGTGGCGGGACCGGATTAATACCTACTTCTTCCGGAAAAGCGGCATTGCCGACCTGCATGGAAGAACAATCTACTAA
- a CDS encoding sugar ABC transporter permease, producing the protein MNRSTAAIAKTAAKPKKSSYFKSRWNAPLAGYLFISPWLIGFLTLTAYPLFLSLYYSFTDYTLMQPMKWIGARNYERIFTADPRFVQSAKVTFTYVLASVPLKLIAALFVAMILSKAVKGISIYRTAIYFPSLIGGSIGVSLLWRNIFGVDGVFNKLIAVLGFEGKGWITSPDTALGTLILLTVWQFGSTMVIFLAGLKQIPNDLYEASSVDGASKVTQFFRITLPMLSPILYFNLIMAVIGAFQMFTSAFVITNGGPMNSTYVYAMYLYERAFSRYELGYASALAWIMLLAIIAATLLISYTSKYWVFYETDTGGRKRK; encoded by the coding sequence ATGAACCGTTCCACAGCCGCCATAGCCAAAACTGCTGCGAAGCCGAAAAAGAGCTCCTATTTCAAAAGCAGATGGAACGCTCCGCTAGCAGGCTATTTGTTTATTTCCCCCTGGCTGATCGGGTTTCTAACGCTTACGGCGTACCCGTTATTTTTGTCCCTGTACTATTCATTTACCGACTACACGCTGATGCAGCCGATGAAGTGGATCGGAGCCCGCAACTATGAGCGGATCTTTACGGCAGACCCCAGATTCGTCCAATCTGCCAAAGTAACCTTCACTTATGTGCTTGCTTCCGTACCCTTAAAGCTGATAGCTGCACTTTTTGTGGCAATGATTTTGAGCAAAGCGGTTAAAGGGATCAGCATCTACCGCACTGCCATTTATTTTCCATCGCTGATCGGAGGCAGTATCGGGGTATCGCTGCTCTGGCGCAACATCTTTGGCGTGGACGGGGTTTTCAACAAGCTGATCGCTGTCTTAGGCTTTGAAGGAAAGGGCTGGATCACAAGCCCCGATACGGCGTTAGGCACGCTGATTCTGCTGACAGTCTGGCAATTCGGCTCAACGATGGTTATTTTCCTGGCCGGCCTGAAGCAAATTCCTAACGATCTGTATGAAGCCTCTTCCGTGGACGGGGCCAGCAAAGTGACCCAATTCTTCAGGATTACACTGCCGATGCTCTCACCAATTCTCTATTTCAACCTGATTATGGCTGTTATCGGCGCCTTCCAGATGTTCACTTCGGCATTTGTTATTACGAACGGCGGCCCGATGAATTCTACTTACGTGTATGCAATGTACCTGTATGAAAGAGCGTTCAGCCGTTACGAGCTGGGGTATGCTTCCGCACTTGCCTGGATTATGCTCTTGGCTATCATTGCCGCTACGCTGCTGATCTCTTATACCTCGAAGTACTGGGTATTCTATGAAACAGACACTGGAGGGAGAAAACGTAAATGA
- a CDS encoding carbohydrate ABC transporter permease, with protein MTTLKVKPALRHLFMILFSFVMVYPVLWWIGASLKHTTELNSPSIFPSVPQWSNFSDGWNSVPGHTFTDFYLNTFGLELAVIVTTLLSTTLVAFGFARLDFPLKGFWFSILMLTLMMPGQVLIIPQYALFYQLGWVNTYLPFIIPHLLAGGAGGSFFVFLLIQFIRGVPRELDESAKIDGCSWFGIFWRVVMPLAFPAIVTVTIFCFLWNWDDFLGHLLYINTVDKYTVGLALRMINDSQSAQEWGQLLAMSLVSILPATIVFMFLQKYFVEGIATTGIKG; from the coding sequence ATGACCACATTAAAGGTAAAGCCGGCGCTTCGTCATCTGTTTATGATTCTCTTCAGCTTCGTGATGGTCTATCCGGTGCTCTGGTGGATCGGCGCATCCCTGAAGCACACTACAGAGCTAAACTCGCCGTCCATTTTCCCGTCTGTTCCGCAGTGGAGCAACTTCAGCGACGGCTGGAATTCGGTACCCGGACATACATTTACTGATTTCTATCTGAATACCTTCGGCCTTGAACTGGCTGTCATTGTCACAACACTTTTATCTACTACACTGGTTGCCTTCGGGTTTGCCAGACTGGATTTTCCGCTCAAGGGCTTCTGGTTTTCCATCCTGATGCTTACCTTGATGATGCCTGGCCAAGTGCTGATTATTCCTCAATATGCCTTGTTCTATCAGCTTGGCTGGGTAAATACGTATCTCCCGTTCATTATCCCCCATCTGCTCGCAGGCGGGGCAGGCGGCAGCTTCTTCGTCTTCCTGCTGATCCAATTTATACGCGGAGTTCCCAGAGAGCTTGACGAATCTGCCAAAATTGACGGCTGCTCCTGGTTCGGCATCTTCTGGAGAGTGGTGATGCCGCTTGCTTTTCCGGCCATCGTTACCGTGACGATCTTCTGCTTCCTGTGGAACTGGGATGACTTCCTGGGTCATCTCCTGTATATCAACACCGTTGACAAGTATACGGTCGGCCTGGCGCTGCGGATGATTAATGATTCCCAATCCGCCCAGGAATGGGGCCAGCTGCTTGCCATGTCACTTGTATCGATCCTTCCGGCAACCATCGTGTTCATGTTCCTACAGAAGTATTTTGTGGAAGGGATTGCAACAACGGGAATAAAAGGATAA
- a CDS encoding sensor histidine kinase, with the protein MTNPFKKYRIDRLFFHSFAIVLIAVIGVTAWTSYSNSSKALVETTSHYQQQLLDELNNEITTKLVMIEQISLSSTRDSELTNFLLNRQDEFERYRRRAGVESALANLTYAIPLIQGIDLYMDNPIFSERQSYIQFRSFKDLNKQEGIQCLEKSDFCWSREYNLSTSQGDVPVLSFFRKIVYENDYLGVLMVHIKAGEIRKLLTGNSDSSNRIMADSEGREIMKIGDTLAQDDWPRWIDLKSNNSGYVHIPAKEGARDTLLVYSRVDNSIWTLIEFTSWKQITASSLKLAEWIGLIGLGAVLMVVLLTHFLSRQFTKPIRRLVNAMRVYSVGGDNVELPSDYENEFGYLFSGYRKQNERIEELYLSLESRYEQQRKAEIEALQANINPHFLYNMLDQLNWMAIEAGQDELSRILELMGRMFRIGLSNGNSFITIADELMHINCYLEIQQLRWGEGLEYSIEASTDIQTLYIPKLTLQPFVENSIVHGFNKQRSGLVTIVMGKSGDKLQIRIEDNGSGLKQPEEKPQNRHTGGYGIRNVRERIDGYFGAGYGIVLEDRKEGGSRVRITLPLLTEPPGGNE; encoded by the coding sequence CTGACTAATCCTTTTAAGAAATATAGAATTGACCGGCTGTTTTTCCATAGCTTCGCCATTGTGCTGATTGCAGTTATCGGGGTTACGGCATGGACAAGCTACAGCAATTCATCCAAAGCGCTTGTTGAGACGACCTCCCATTACCAGCAGCAGCTGCTGGATGAGCTTAACAATGAAATTACAACCAAGCTGGTCATGATCGAGCAGATTTCCCTGTCCAGCACCCGCGACAGTGAATTAACCAATTTTCTGCTGAACAGGCAGGATGAGTTCGAGAGATACCGCAGGCGTGCCGGGGTGGAGAGCGCACTCGCGAATCTGACCTACGCCATTCCCCTGATCCAGGGGATCGATCTTTACATGGATAACCCCATCTTCAGCGAGCGGCAAAGCTATATTCAATTCCGCAGCTTCAAAGATCTGAATAAGCAGGAGGGGATCCAGTGCCTGGAGAAAAGCGACTTCTGCTGGTCCAGGGAATATAACTTATCCACTTCACAGGGGGACGTTCCTGTACTCAGCTTTTTCCGGAAAATTGTTTATGAGAATGACTACCTGGGTGTTCTGATGGTACATATCAAAGCGGGTGAAATAAGGAAGCTGTTAACCGGAAATTCAGACAGTTCAAACCGGATCATGGCAGACAGCGAAGGCCGGGAGATTATGAAGATCGGCGATACGCTGGCCCAGGACGACTGGCCAAGGTGGATTGATCTGAAGAGCAATAATTCAGGTTATGTGCATATACCGGCAAAGGAAGGAGCGCGTGATACACTGCTAGTCTATTCCAGGGTAGATAATTCCATCTGGACGCTCATAGAGTTTACTTCCTGGAAGCAGATCACGGCAAGCAGCCTGAAGCTGGCGGAATGGATTGGTCTAATCGGGCTTGGTGCAGTGCTGATGGTCGTGCTGCTGACCCATTTTTTGAGCAGGCAGTTTACGAAGCCGATCAGGAGGCTTGTAAATGCGATGCGGGTATATTCCGTAGGCGGCGATAATGTGGAGCTCCCCTCGGACTATGAGAATGAGTTCGGATATTTATTCTCCGGCTACCGTAAGCAGAATGAGCGGATTGAAGAGCTGTACCTCTCCCTTGAAAGCCGTTATGAGCAGCAGCGCAAAGCTGAAATTGAAGCGCTGCAGGCCAATATTAATCCTCATTTCCTGTACAATATGCTGGATCAGCTTAACTGGATGGCGATTGAGGCCGGCCAGGATGAGTTAAGCCGGATTCTGGAGCTGATGGGCCGGATGTTCCGGATCGGATTGTCCAACGGGAATAGCTTTATTACCATTGCAGATGAACTTATGCATATTAATTGTTATCTTGAAATCCAGCAGCTGCGCTGGGGTGAGGGGCTGGAATACAGCATCGAAGCTTCCACAGACATTCAGACTTTATACATTCCCAAGCTTACGCTGCAGCCGTTCGTGGAGAATTCGATCGTCCATGGCTTCAACAAGCAGCGGAGCGGTTTGGTTACGATCGTGATGGGGAAGAGCGGTGATAAGCTGCAGATTAGGATTGAGGATAACGGGTCTGGACTGAAGCAGCCTGAAGAAAAGCCGCAGAACAGGCATACCGGAGGCTATGGCATCCGTAATGTGAGAGAACGGATCGACGGATATTTTGGAGCAGGCTATGGCATTGTTTTGGAGGACCGTAAAGAAGGCGGAAGCAGAGTGCGGATTACCCTGCCGCTGCTGACGGAGCCTCCAGGTGGTAATGAATGA
- a CDS encoding response regulator transcription factor yields MWKIAIIDDERQVLKGMKRSIPWDDLGAEWVGEAMNGEDGLEIIRRTLPDIVITDLYMPVMNGLDMMEQLRKEGFRGKLIILSGYSDFEHARQALRFQVTDYVSKPISLPTLRAILSNVVQELEAEEEKRMRQLELEFKMTLYEPFVEKEWVRSAAVGTLDSAYRDSMHLPPSYQYWQKRRHVTVGIELIRDERAKCLSVSDWNLFRFAVSNIACEVACRLFPDLEYTELHSTRALLIIHPEEGLQEQLELRLDELGVRLTDSISTYLKLVTRIGIGGIKDSWTRLSDSTEEAFRAMDQTALRCAPAHEVYRYRESSSSGQVRGAHFPVKFSYKLAAAMKASQEAEAHDLVLAYITEMKKQEGISQGYVQMLGSELWGIIAYSLYESGFVLDDLFTNDQIAKEISGLVVPDQLASWLMDKISKICTSRQWKGSSKHRQIVDFMTSYIHEHYAEELTLAELSDKVFISRNHLSILFKNITGETFNNYLTRVRIEKARELLMERNMLVYEVAERVGYRNIPYFSTLFKKITGMNPTELIKN; encoded by the coding sequence ATGTGGAAAATTGCAATCATAGACGATGAGCGGCAGGTACTCAAAGGAATGAAACGCTCAATTCCCTGGGATGATCTGGGGGCGGAGTGGGTCGGAGAAGCGATGAACGGAGAGGATGGACTGGAGATTATCCGCCGAACACTGCCGGATATAGTCATTACTGACTTGTATATGCCTGTCATGAACGGGCTGGATATGATGGAGCAGCTAAGGAAGGAGGGCTTCAGGGGCAAACTCATTATCTTGAGCGGCTATTCGGATTTTGAGCACGCCAGGCAGGCCCTGCGGTTTCAGGTAACTGATTATGTATCCAAACCAATCAGCCTGCCGACCTTAAGAGCGATTCTGTCAAATGTCGTACAGGAGCTTGAGGCAGAGGAAGAAAAGCGTATGCGCCAATTGGAGCTCGAATTCAAAATGACGCTGTATGAGCCTTTTGTAGAAAAGGAGTGGGTCCGCTCGGCTGCTGTCGGCACGCTGGATTCCGCATACAGGGACAGCATGCATCTTCCGCCGTCCTACCAGTATTGGCAAAAACGCAGGCATGTCACGGTCGGCATCGAGCTGATCCGGGATGAACGGGCCAAATGTCTCTCTGTCTCGGACTGGAACCTGTTCCGCTTTGCAGTCAGTAATATCGCATGTGAGGTTGCATGCAGGCTGTTCCCGGATCTGGAATATACAGAGCTGCACAGTACAAGGGCTTTATTAATTATTCATCCGGAGGAAGGGCTGCAGGAACAGCTTGAGCTCCGGCTGGATGAGCTGGGAGTCAGGCTGACCGACAGTATCAGCACCTATCTCAAGCTTGTCACCCGCATAGGGATTGGGGGAATCAAGGATTCCTGGACAAGACTATCGGACTCGACGGAGGAGGCCTTCCGGGCCATGGACCAGACTGCTTTACGGTGCGCTCCGGCCCATGAGGTGTACAGATACAGGGAGAGCAGCAGCAGCGGGCAGGTAAGGGGCGCCCACTTTCCCGTGAAATTTTCGTATAAGCTGGCAGCGGCAATGAAGGCTTCACAGGAAGCAGAAGCCCATGACCTTGTGCTGGCTTATATAACGGAAATGAAGAAACAAGAGGGCATTTCGCAGGGGTACGTTCAGATGCTGGGAAGCGAGCTGTGGGGGATCATAGCCTACTCGCTTTATGAATCCGGATTTGTCCTGGATGATCTGTTCACCAATGACCAGATTGCCAAGGAGATCAGCGGCCTTGTTGTACCGGATCAGCTGGCAAGCTGGCTTATGGACAAAATCAGCAAAATCTGCACCAGCAGACAATGGAAGGGAAGCAGCAAGCACCGCCAGATTGTCGATTTTATGACCAGCTATATTCATGAGCATTATGCGGAGGAGCTGACCCTTGCCGAGCTTTCGGATAAGGTATTCATTTCACGGAATCATCTGTCTATCCTGTTTAAGAATATCACCGGAGAGACGTTCAACAATTATTTGACCCGGGTACGCATCGAGAAGGCGCGGGAGCTGCTGATGGAGCGGAACATGCTGGTATATGAAGTGGCGGAGCGGGTCGGCTACAGGAACATCCCCTACTTCAGCACGCTGTTCAAAAAGATTACCGGTATGAACCCGACAGAACTGATAAAAAATTGA
- a CDS encoding AraC family transcriptional regulator, producing MNESAELRYDLIHKDFLYLHRTTTYNMGTFYHRHEAYELYLFLRGNVNFYIENSCYRLEPGDLLVLSPEEMHRSFSLDETEYERITINLQKSYLHRLSTPATLLASCFHYRPVGKGNIVHLTEVQLEQFLQLTGELEQALSSDAYGTDVQANCCIAQLLVLTNTVFQQASFIPADIMPELVRQTMDYIEGHLGEDITLEQLSCLFHLNSTYISRQFKKHTGLTLRSYILDRRISLAKSLLSEGLSITEACYQSGFSDYANFIRSFTKITGLSPGRYAKKNASSPE from the coding sequence GTGAACGAGTCTGCAGAGCTTCGATATGATCTTATTCACAAGGATTTTCTCTACCTGCACAGGACTACTACTTACAATATGGGGACCTTCTATCACCGGCATGAAGCTTATGAGCTGTACCTGTTTCTCCGGGGCAACGTCAATTTTTATATTGAAAACAGCTGTTACCGCCTGGAGCCTGGTGATTTGCTTGTCTTAAGCCCGGAAGAAATGCACCGTTCCTTTAGCCTGGATGAAACCGAATATGAACGGATCACCATCAACCTGCAGAAATCCTATTTGCACCGCCTCTCTACTCCGGCCACACTTTTAGCTTCATGCTTCCACTACCGGCCGGTCGGAAAAGGAAATATCGTGCATTTAACAGAAGTGCAGCTGGAACAGTTTCTGCAGCTTACGGGTGAGCTGGAACAAGCGCTTTCGTCTGATGCGTATGGAACAGATGTTCAGGCCAACTGCTGTATCGCTCAACTTCTGGTGCTGACCAATACTGTTTTTCAGCAGGCCAGCTTTATCCCGGCAGATATTATGCCTGAGCTGGTACGCCAAACAATGGATTACATTGAAGGACATCTCGGTGAGGACATCACACTGGAACAGCTTTCCTGCCTGTTTCATTTGAACAGCACATATATCAGCCGCCAGTTCAAGAAGCATACTGGACTAACCCTCCGTTCCTATATCCTGGACCGCCGCATATCACTCGCCAAATCCCTTCTCAGTGAAGGACTGAGCATTACTGAAGCCTGCTATCAATCCGGGTTCAGCGATTATGCGAATTTTATCCGCAGTTTTACCAAGATCACGGGACTATCACCCGGCAGGTACGCCAAAAAAAACGCAAGTTCCCCGGAGTAG